From the Actinopolymorpha sp. NPDC004070 genome, the window GCCCGGCGCCGCCCGGACGTCGCCGTGACGACGCTCCGTTTCGCCAGCGTCATCGGTCCGCGGGTACGCACGCCGATGACGCGGTACTTCACTCTGCCCGTGGTGCCGACCGTGCTCGGCTTCGACGCGCGACTTCAGTTCGTCCACGAGGACGACCTGCTCGAGGCGCTGCGGCTCGTCACCGTGGGCCAGTCGCCCGGCACGTTCAACGTCGCCGGTGACGGCGTGATGATGCTGTCCCAGGCCATCCGCCGGATGGGACGGCCGACCGCGCCTGTCCCGGCGTTCGCGGTGGCGACGTTCGGGCAGATGTTCCGGGCCGCCCGGCTGGCCGACTTCACTCCCGAACAGCTCTCCTACCTCACCTACGGCAGGGGCGTCGACACCAGCCGGATGCGCGACGACCTGGGCTTCAAGCCGGCCCACACCACCGCGGAGGCGTTCCAGACCTTCGCCTCGGTGCACGAACAGGGTCTGCTGAGTTCCGAGCGCATCGCGGCCGCCGAGGAGGAGGCCGCGGCGTTCCTCGGCGTACGCGATGTGCGAGACGAGGCCGAAGGGGTACGACAGGGCCATGGCTGACTCCTCCCGGGCGAAGGTGATTCCCCTCCACGGCTCGCCATCGGCCGACGACGCGGGCACGCCCGCGGGCTCGTCCCGCCCCGGCTCGCGCGGTGGGGGCGAGCAGCCGGCGAGCCTCGGTGACGGCCTGCGCGAGGTGGCCGGCGCGCTCGCGCAGGGACTGGCCGAGCGCACCCTCGGCGACGACTGGCGGTCCAAGGTGGCCGGCGGGCTGGAGTTCGCCCGGCGGCGGCTGACGGGGGAGTACGAGGTCGACGACCTCGGCTTCGACCCCGACCTCACCGAGAACGTCCTGCTCGCGATTCTGCGGCCGTTGTACCAAAGCTGGTTCCGTGTCGAGGTGCGCGGCCTGGAGAACATCCCCTCCGTCGGTGGCGCCCTCCTGGTGGCCAACCACTCGGGCACCCTGCCCGTCGACGGCCTGATGACCCACGTCGCGGTGCACGACCACCACCCGGCGCACCGCCACATCCGGATGCTCGGCGCCGACCTCGTCTTCCGTACGCCGGTGATCTCCGAACTCGCCCGCAAGGGCGGCACCACACTCGCCTGCAACGAGGATGCCGAGCGGCTGCTCAGGACGGGTGAGCTGGTCGCGGTGTTCCCCGAGGGCTACAAGGGGCTGGGCAAGCCGTTCTCCGAACGCTACAAACTGCAGCGGTTCGGGCGGGGCGGCTTCGTCGCGGCCGCACTGCGCACCGGCGTACCCATCGTGCCGTGCTCGATCGTCGGCGCCGAGGAGACCTACCCGCTGCTCGGCAACGTCGAGCCGCTCGCCCGCCTGCTCGGAGTGCCGTACCTCCCGATCACGCCGACGTTCCCCTGGCTCGGCCCGCTCGGGCTGGTGCCGCTGCCGTCGAAGTGGATCATCTCCTTCGGCGAGCCGATCTCCACCGACAGCTACGACGCGGAGGCGGCCGAGGATCCCATGCTGGTCTTCGACCTCACCGACCAGGTGCGCGAGACGATCCAGCACACCCTGTACGCACTACTCCTCGACCGCCCCGACGCCTTCTGACCGCCGCGGGCCCCTGCATCCTGCCTGGCTGCGTTGTCGTCGTCGCGCCGGATTCCTCCGCGGAAGAATCCGCGAGCGCCCGGCGGCCGCACCACACCGAGACCCCTCGAGACCTGCGCTCAGTTCGGCAGAGGGAGGGGCAGCGGCAGCGGCAGGGTCGGGAGAGGCAGGGGCAGCGGCAGCGGCGACCCGGGCGGTGGCGGGGTCGTCGGTGTTCCCGTGGGGGCCGGCGTGGTCGGCTTCGGGTTGGGCGTCCCCGGTCCGCTCGGCCGGGGCCGCGGCAGGGTGAGCGTCGGCAGGGGTAGGGGCAGCGGGTCGGCGCTACGGGTCGGCTGTGGACCACCCGGGCCGGGATTGGTCGGCGCCGGACCCGGGCCCCTGGGCGCAGCCGTCGGCCCGGGCGTGGCCGGAAGCTGCCCGGACGTGGGCCCGGCCGTGGGCCCGGACGTGGGGCCGGAAGTAGGGGAGGGGCGCGGCGACGTGGTCCGACCAGGGGCGGTGGGCGTGACCTCGCAGGTCGGGCACGCGGCGCGGGCCCGGCGGTCGGCGTCGGCCACCGCGGCGGCAGCGCGGGCGTACGACCCGGAAAGTCCCTGCGGCAGCAGCGGACGCAACTCCCGCAGTCGCGGCTGGGCGCCGGCGACGAAATCCCGGATCGCGACCACCGGTGCGGGGCTTCCGTTGGTCTGGTGCGCCTGCAGGAGCAGGTCGGCGCCCCGGCGGGTGTCGGCGCTCACTTCGTACAGCGTGGCCCGCGCCAGGTGGACGCGCTCGGTGTCGGTGTCGCGCAGGGGCGCGCCGCCGGCCATCCTGCCCACCTCGGTCAGCCGGGTCGAGGCGTGGGTGAGGTACTCCCGGCCCTGCGACTCCTGACCGGATGCGACCGCCACCTGGGTACGCTCCAGGCCGATCTTGATGGGGTAGAACAACCCGCCCGGCTGGGCGTCCCGGGCGGCCGCGGCTGTTCCGGCCACCCCGCCGGCCAGCACCACCGCGGCGGCGACGGCGACGATCCGCGAACGCCTCGGAGCCGCGGACACTGGCCGTGCCGAGCGGTCCGCGCGTGACCCGGCACCACCCGAACGGCTGTCGAGGGCACTGTGACCCCCTCCGGCGGGCAGCCGCGCGGCGGCCGTCACCAGGCGCTCGCGAAGGGTCGTACGGAACTCCTCCGACGGCTCGATCGCGGAGGGTCTCAGCCGCACGGCGACGGAGTGCAGGTCGCGGAGCGTGGGGTCGGTGGAGCGGCCGGTGCCATCCACCAGCCGGGCGAATTCCTCGGCCCGCCGGCGCGACGCCAGGAGGGAGGTCATCGACGCGTGCTCCTTCGACCAGTCAACCGGTGTGGCCGGGATCCTCCGAGCTCATCCGGTGGTGTGTGCGGTGGGACGGGCGGTGTCCCGAATCGTGGGGTGATACCTGCGAAAACGAGCAGTAGCCCCAGGGGTTACGGTCCGGCGCCGGCGCGGTCGCGTGGGCCGGAGCGGGCGGTCTCCGGTGGCCTGCTCGGCGGGGTCACCGGAGCCCGTCGGGGAGCAGCTTGGCGAGGTTGCGCACCGCTCGCAACTGGAGTTGCTTGACCGCGCCCTCGCTCTTGCCCAACGACTGGGCGGTCTCGGCCACGGACATGCCGTTGAGGAAGCGCATCACCAGGCACTCCTGCTGGTCCGGGCCGAGCTGCCGGAGAGCCTCCACCAGCGCCTCGTTGGTCAACCGGGTGAGGACGTCGTCCTCGGGACCCGCCGTGACCGAGTCGGAGTCGAGGATCTCCCCGGTCACGACCTCCAGCCGGAACCGGCCCGACTTGAAGTGGTCGGTGACGAGGTTGCGGGCGATCGTCACCAGCCAGGCTCCGAAGTCGCGGCCCTGCCAGCGGAACGACCCCAGCGACCGAAGGGCGCGCAGGAACGTCTCGCTGGTGATGTCCTCGGCCAGGGCGTGCGTGCCGACCCGGTAGTAGACGTACCGGTAGACGCTCGGGACGTAGTGGTCGTACAGCTGCCCGAACGCCTCGGCGTCACCCCGCTGGGCGAGCTCGACCAGCGCGACGATCCGCGCCCTGGCGGCGTCGGCGGGCGCGTGCTCACCGGCGCCGTCGACGGCCCGGGTGCCCGCGCGGGCCCGGGACGAGGCGGTCTCCTGGTGCGATGCCTGGCACAGCCGGCCGTCGTCGGGCGCGGGGGAGTGCCCCCCGGTGAACCGGCCGGCGGAAGGGGCGGAGGCGGGGGCCGGGACCGCTGGGACCCGAACGAGGACGTGCCTGCCGGACGGTTCCCAGGAGTCGGTCGTACGCAGCGCGGCGCGCAGCAGCTCGAGAAGCTCCCGCACGCCCGCGCTGTCGGCGAGCGTGGTCCGGCGGTCATCCAACATCGCTACCTGCCCCCCAGCAGGATCGGGTACGTCCCCGTTCGCGGCATCGTAGGGAATTCCCGGCAAACGGGAAACCCGGCGTGTTCAGCGGAGCTTCCACCACGGAGAGCGTCGCCGCCCGAGCGGAGGCCGGAGAGGTAGGCCGAGCGCGGAGTGGTGCCGGCCGAGCGCCGTGCGGCGCAGGGCCGCCGCGGCTGCCGCCGCACCACCGACCGCGCCGGCCATCGCCGCCGCCGCGAGCCCGGCCCGGGCCGCCCTCCGGGCCCGGCGGAAGTCGCGGATGCGCCACCCGTTCTTGCGGGCGTACCTGCGCAGCTTGCGGTCGGGGTTGATGGCGTACGGCAGACCGACCAGCGACAGCATCGGGACGTCGTTGGCGGAGTCGGAGTACGCCGCACAACGGGACAGGTCGAGGTTTTCCCGCGCAGCCAGAATCCGGACCGCCTCGGCCTTGGCCTGGCCGTGCATGAGGTCGCCCACCAGCCGGCCGGTGTATTTGCCGTCCTGGGTCTCCGCGATGGTGCCGAGCGCGCCGGTGAGGTTGAGCCGGTCGGCGATCAGCTGGGCGATCTCCACCGGGGCGGCGGTGACCAGCCACACCCGCTGGCCCTGGTCGAGGTGCCGCTGGGCGAGTGCGGCCGTGCCGGGCCAGATCTTGGTGGCCAGCGCCTCGTCGAAGATCTCCGAGGCGAGCTCGGCCAGGTCCTCGACCTCCCAGCCGGCGATGAACGCCAGCCCGAGCTCGCGGATCTGGCTGATGCCGTCGGCGTCCTCCGCGCCGCCGATCCGGAACTTCAGCTGCTGCCAGCCCGCGCTGAGGAACTCCCGGGTCGGGTAGTAGTCGCGAGAGTGCAGGCCACGGGCGAGGTAGAAGAGCGAGGCGCCGCGCATCAGCGTGTTGTCCACGTCGAAGAACGCCGCTGCGGCCAGGTCGGCAGGTGGTCGGTCGGGGGCGTGGATCGGGGACAGAGCCGGCTTGTCTTCCTCCGCGGGCGTCATGCCCACCGAGCTTAGGGCGTCGGACCGACATCACGCCGATCAGGATGTGGGAATCCTCCGGCTCCCGGAGTGGTCCCGGGGGTGGACACCCGGAGTCGTGCCGGTCCGATGTGTGCCAGACTCGCCGACGTGGTGATGGCGCCTCGTACGCAGCTGCAGCCGGACCGGGTGGTCACGGCGGTCAATGTCGCCGACCTGGTGCGACGGGCGGCCCAGGATGCCCCCGACCACCTCGCGCTGGTGGCCGGTGACGACCGGCTGACCTGGGCCGAGCTCGACCGCGCGGTCGACGCCGTGGCGGCCGCCTGGTCCGGTGCCGGGCTGGTGGCCGGGTTCCGCGTGGCGCTGGCCATGTCCAACTCCCTGGAGTTCGTCACCGCCTACTTCGGTGCGCTTCGCGCGGGCGTGATCGCCGTACCCCTCAATCCCGCCGGCACGGCCCAGGAGATAGGGGCGATGCTGGGCGCGGTCAACGCGCGGGTGGTCCTCGCCGACGACACCAGCGTGGCCGCCGTCCGCGCCGCGGTGGACGAGGCCGCCGGTGCCCGCGGCCTCGCCTTCGACGCGGACGTTCCGGTGGTGGTCCCGGTCGGGGTCGCCTCCCGGCCCGGCGAACGCAGCTACGACGAGCTGCTGGCCGCCGCCTCCAGCGCACCCGCCGTCCCGCCTGCCGACCCCGAGGCGCTCGCGGTTCTGCTGTTCACCTCCGGCGCGGCCGGCCCTCCGGTGATGCTCACGCACCGTGCGCTGCTGGCCAACCTCGACCAGCTGGCCTCGATCGACCCCCCGGTGATGACGTCCACCGACGTGGTGCTCGGCGTACTCCCGATGTGTCACGTGTACGGCCTGAACGCCGTGCTCGGCATGGTCGCCCGGGTGGCCGGCACGCTGGTGCTGGTCCGCCGCTTCACCCCCGAGGGCAGCCTCGACCTGGTGGCGGCCGAGCAGGTGACGAACGTCCCGGCCGTCCCCACGGTGTTCGCGAGCTGGCTCCGGTCCACCGCCGACGACGCCGAGCTCGCGCGCCGGCTGGCGAGCGTCCGGCTGCTGGTGTCCGGTGCGGCGCCGCTGCCGCCGTCGCTGCAGGGCGCACTGCTCGCGGCCACCGGCCTGGTCGTCCAGGAGG encodes:
- a CDS encoding NAD-dependent epimerase/dehydratase family protein, with the protein product MARVVLVTGVSRDLGSRFARRLAADPGVDRVLAVDVVPPRHDLGDAEFVRVDLRSPVVSRVLARESIDTVVHLNVIATPQHAGGRATMKEINVIGTMQLLAACQRLPSVSKVVVKSSTAVYGASPADPAMFTEDMEPRALPQSGFAKDAVEVESYVRGFARRRPDVAVTTLRFASVIGPRVRTPMTRYFTLPVVPTVLGFDARLQFVHEDDLLEALRLVTVGQSPGTFNVAGDGVMMLSQAIRRMGRPTAPVPAFAVATFGQMFRAARLADFTPEQLSYLTYGRGVDTSRMRDDLGFKPAHTTAEAFQTFASVHEQGLLSSERIAAAEEEAAAFLGVRDVRDEAEGVRQGHG
- a CDS encoding HAD-IB family hydrolase, whose product is MTPAEEDKPALSPIHAPDRPPADLAAAAFFDVDNTLMRGASLFYLARGLHSRDYYPTREFLSAGWQQLKFRIGGAEDADGISQIRELGLAFIAGWEVEDLAELASEIFDEALATKIWPGTAALAQRHLDQGQRVWLVTAAPVEIAQLIADRLNLTGALGTIAETQDGKYTGRLVGDLMHGQAKAEAVRILAARENLDLSRCAAYSDSANDVPMLSLVGLPYAINPDRKLRRYARKNGWRIRDFRRARRAARAGLAAAAMAGAVGGAAAAAAALRRTALGRHHSALGLPLRPPLGRRRSPWWKLR
- a CDS encoding sigma-70 family RNA polymerase sigma factor gives rise to the protein MLDDRRTTLADSAGVRELLELLRAALRTTDSWEPSGRHVLVRVPAVPAPASAPSAGRFTGGHSPAPDDGRLCQASHQETASSRARAGTRAVDGAGEHAPADAARARIVALVELAQRGDAEAFGQLYDHYVPSVYRYVYYRVGTHALAEDITSETFLRALRSLGSFRWQGRDFGAWLVTIARNLVTDHFKSGRFRLEVVTGEILDSDSVTAGPEDDVLTRLTNEALVEALRQLGPDQQECLVMRFLNGMSVAETAQSLGKSEGAVKQLQLRAVRNLAKLLPDGLR
- a CDS encoding DUF5667 domain-containing protein, coding for MTSLLASRRRAEEFARLVDGTGRSTDPTLRDLHSVAVRLRPSAIEPSEEFRTTLRERLVTAAARLPAGGGHSALDSRSGGAGSRADRSARPVSAAPRRSRIVAVAAAVVLAGGVAGTAAAARDAQPGGLFYPIKIGLERTQVAVASGQESQGREYLTHASTRLTEVGRMAGGAPLRDTDTERVHLARATLYEVSADTRRGADLLLQAHQTNGSPAPVVAIRDFVAGAQPRLRELRPLLPQGLSGSYARAAAAVADADRRARAACPTCEVTPTAPGRTTSPRPSPTSGPTSGPTAGPTSGQLPATPGPTAAPRGPGPAPTNPGPGGPQPTRSADPLPLPLPTLTLPRPRPSGPGTPNPKPTTPAPTGTPTTPPPPGSPLPLPLPLPTLPLPLPLPLPN
- a CDS encoding AMP-binding protein; translated protein: MAPRTQLQPDRVVTAVNVADLVRRAAQDAPDHLALVAGDDRLTWAELDRAVDAVAAAWSGAGLVAGFRVALAMSNSLEFVTAYFGALRAGVIAVPLNPAGTAQEIGAMLGAVNARVVLADDTSVAAVRAAVDEAAGARGLAFDADVPVVVPVGVASRPGERSYDELLAAASSAPAVPPADPEALAVLLFTSGAAGPPVMLTHRALLANLDQLASIDPPVMTSTDVVLGVLPMCHVYGLNAVLGMVARVAGTLVLVRRFTPEGSLDLVAAEQVTNVPAVPTVFASWLRSTADDAELARRLASVRLLVSGAAPLPPSLQGALLAATGLVVQEGYGLTEAGPVVTSTLCSAPAVSETAESAETAESGESAEPAGEATSRAVPTGRAKHTVGAPLPGVELRIVDETGAEVEVGETGQVLVRGPNLFSGYWPDGADAPEEKGWLATGDIGYLDEDGDLVLVDRIKELVIVSGFNVYPREVEEAIGELDGVAEVAVVAMPDPQTGEAVRAYVVPAAGAQVSAEEVRRHCEVRLARFKRPSVVEIVPELPRSVTGKVAKSRLRRAARESAIGF
- a CDS encoding lysophospholipid acyltransferase family protein — encoded protein: MADSSRAKVIPLHGSPSADDAGTPAGSSRPGSRGGGEQPASLGDGLREVAGALAQGLAERTLGDDWRSKVAGGLEFARRRLTGEYEVDDLGFDPDLTENVLLAILRPLYQSWFRVEVRGLENIPSVGGALLVANHSGTLPVDGLMTHVAVHDHHPAHRHIRMLGADLVFRTPVISELARKGGTTLACNEDAERLLRTGELVAVFPEGYKGLGKPFSERYKLQRFGRGGFVAAALRTGVPIVPCSIVGAEETYPLLGNVEPLARLLGVPYLPITPTFPWLGPLGLVPLPSKWIISFGEPISTDSYDAEAAEDPMLVFDLTDQVRETIQHTLYALLLDRPDAF